In a single window of the Zea mays cultivar B73 chromosome 5, Zm-B73-REFERENCE-NAM-5.0, whole genome shotgun sequence genome:
- the LOC100274010 gene encoding uncharacterized LOC100274010, translated as MRPEERDAAVGRVRDQFPVGMRVLAVDDDPVCLKVLENLLRRCQYHVTTTNQAVVALSMLRQNRDLFDLVISDVHMPDMDGFKLLELVGLEMDLPVIMLSVNGETKTVMKGITHGACDYLLKPVRLEELRNIWQHVVRRKFSNCDRANNDGYEECNRPSNADFDLAHSQITAGPPDQSGRPSKKRKEYHSEEEDEGEESNGQDNDDPSAPKKPRVVWSVELHRKFVAAVNQLGIDKAVPKRILELMNVERLTRENVASHLQKYRLYLKRLSAVASQQASIVAALGGNDPFMRMSAFEGLHGYQSFVSSAALPSFSPQGLLNRNNPASFAIQGVSASRPIQIATGNTTMSHSIGDPNDKYHLSLPGTSCLQGNLAQGLPTPVGQVQLPQKWIHEETDDLSTILSASGRANSGVPGTLQSVTNSHLLQQGFVERRQDKVVIQPSSSASSDRPEGTVGVSSSLMDSCATQQRVVPLSAFSSSASPMNGSFCSNGVAELGATSSGGTSIFPSNDLRIERDSKVGASSFGSVILLSPDTVPNQKYLNFGGGSDLRSNMEGGNAGNLLNPKLLWSCLPASQPPNLIGSHHPMSQRLNLGGSMVRQTTASASAAAPQTRIDMFISGDAPKSASDLSFPKVHSELSSSSCSFDGLLNSIIKVEKDDASFSDDLGCDLYSLGACI; from the exons ATGAGGCCGGAGGAGAGAGATGCTGCCGTGGGGAGAGTCAGGGACCAGTTCCCCGTCGGCATGAGGGTCCTCGCCGTGGACGACGACCCCGTGTGCCTCAAGGTGCTTGAGAACCTCCTGCGCCGCTGCCAGTATCATG TGACAACGACGAATCAGGCTGTTGTCGCCTTGAGTATGCTGAGGCAAAACAGGGACCTGTTTGATCTTGTTATTAGTGATGTTCACATGCCAGACATGGATGGCTTTAAGCTTCTAGAGCTTGTGGGGCTTGAAATGGACCTCCCTGTCATTA TGTTATCGGTGAATGGAGAGACAAAAACTGTAATGAAGGGGATAACTCATGGTGCCTGTGACTATCTCTTAAAACCGGTTCGGCTGGAAGAGCTTAGGAATATCTGGCAGCATGTTGTTAGGAGGAAATTCAGTAACTGTGATCGTGCTAACAATGATGGCTATGAGGAGTGCAATAGGCCATCAAATGCAGATTTTGATCTTGCTCACAGCCAAATTACAGCTGGGCCACCTGACCAAAGTGGGAGGCCCAGCAAAAAGAGGAAGGAATATCATAGTGAAGAGGAAGATGAAGGAGAAGAGAGTAATGGCCAAGATAACGATGATCCTTCAGCTCCAAAGAAACCAAGGGTTGTTTGGTCAGTTGAACTGCACCGAAAATTTGTTGCTGCTGTCAATCAGCTAGGAATTGACA AAGCCGTGCCAAAAAGGATACTTGAGCTCATGAATGTTGAGAGACTCACCAGGGAAAATGTTGCAAGTCACCTGCAG AAGTATAGACTCTACCTTAAACGGCTAAGTGCTGTGGCATCACAAcaggctagcattgttgctgcttTGGGAGGCAACGACCCCTTTATGCGGATGAGTGCATTTGAAGGACTCCATGGTTATCAATCTTTTGTCTCTTCAGCAGCTCTGCCATCTTTCAGTCCACAGGGACTGTTAAATAGAAATAATCCAGCATCATTTGCGATTCAAGGGGTGTCTGCTTCCAGGCCAATTCAGATTGCAACCGGCAATACCACAATGAGTCATTCCATTGGCGATCCAAATGATAAATATCACCTTAGCTTACCAGGCACTAGTTGCCTACAAGGAAATCTAGCACAAGGTTTGCCAACTCCAGTTGGGCAGGTCCAGCTGCCACAGAAGTGGATACACGAAGAAACCGACGATCTATCTACTATCCTTTCTGCGAGTGGCCGGGCTAATAGTGGTGTTCCTGGCACACTCCAAAGTGTCACGAACAGTCACTTGCTGCAGCAAGGCTTTGTTGAACGTAGACAAGACAAAGTTGTTATCCAGCCATCTTCATCTGCAAGTTCAGATCGTCCTGAAGGCACTGTTGGAGTTTCCTCCAGTCTGATGGATTCCTGTGCAACCCAGCAGAGGGTTGTTCCATTGTCTGCCTTCTCTAGCAGTGCATCTCCAATGAATGGCTCGTTTTGCAGCAACGGTGTAGCTGAGTTGGGTGCTACATCCTCTGGAGGTACAAGTATTTTCCCCTCCAATGACCTGAGGATAGAAAGAGACAGCAAAGTGGGAGCTAGCTCTTTTGGTAGTGTGATACTTCTGTCTCCAGACACTGTGCCAAACCAAAAATACTTGAACTTCGGCGGTGGAAGCGATTTGAGATCGAACATGGAGGGAGGGAACGCAGGCAATCTGTTGAATCCCAAGCTACTATGGAGTTGTTTGCCGGCCTCTCAGCCGCCTAATCTTATCGGAAGTCATCATCCCATGAGCCAAAGACTGAACCTTGGCGGCTCAATGGTCAGACAGACAACAGCAAGTGCTTCGGCAGCTGCCCCACAGACGAGGATCGACATGTTTATCTCTGGAGACGCTCCGAAGAGCGCGTCGGATTTGAGCTTCCCTAAGGTCCACAGCGAGCTTAGCTCTAGCAGCTGCAGCTTCGACGGCCTCCTCAACTCCATAATCAAAGTG GAGAAGGACGATGCTTCCTTCAGCGATGACCTGGGATGCGACTTGTACTCCCTGGGTGCCTGTATATGA
- the LOC100274010 gene encoding uncharacterized isoform X1: MRPEERDAAVGRVRDQFPVGMRVLAVDDDPVCLKVLENLLRRCQYHVTTTNQAVVALSMLRQNRDLFDLVISDVHMPDMDGFKLLELVGLEMDLPVIMLSVNGETKTVMKGITHGACDYLLKPVRLEELRNIWQHVVRRKFSNCDRANNDGYEECNRPSNADFDLAHSQITAGPPDQSGRPSKKRKEYHSEEEDEGEESNGQDNDDPSAPKKPRVVWSVELHRKFVAAVNQLGIDTVPKRILELMNVERLTRENVASHLQKYRLYLKRLSAVASQQASIVAALGGNDPFMRMSAFEGLHGYQSFVSSAALPSFSPQGLLNRNNPASFAIQGVSASRPIQIATGNTTMSHSIGDPNDKYHLSLPGTSCLQGNLAQGLPTPVGQVQLPQKWIHEETDDLSTILSASGRANSGVPGTLQSVTNSHLLQQGFVERRQDKVVIQPSSSASSDRPEGTVGVSSSLMDSCATQQRVVPLSAFSSSASPMNGSFCSNGVAELGATSSGGTSIFPSNDLRIERDSKVGASSFGSVILLSPDTVPNQKYLNFGGGSDLRSNMEGGNAGNLLNPKLLWSCLPASQPPNLIGSHHPMSQRLNLGGSMVRQTTASASAAAPQTRIDMFISGDAPKSASDLSFPKVHSELSSSSCSFDGLLNSIIKVEKDDASFSDDLGCDLYSLGACI, from the exons ATGAGGCCGGAGGAGAGAGATGCTGCCGTGGGGAGAGTCAGGGACCAGTTCCCCGTCGGCATGAGGGTCCTCGCCGTGGACGACGACCCCGTGTGCCTCAAGGTGCTTGAGAACCTCCTGCGCCGCTGCCAGTATCATG TGACAACGACGAATCAGGCTGTTGTCGCCTTGAGTATGCTGAGGCAAAACAGGGACCTGTTTGATCTTGTTATTAGTGATGTTCACATGCCAGACATGGATGGCTTTAAGCTTCTAGAGCTTGTGGGGCTTGAAATGGACCTCCCTGTCATTA TGTTATCGGTGAATGGAGAGACAAAAACTGTAATGAAGGGGATAACTCATGGTGCCTGTGACTATCTCTTAAAACCGGTTCGGCTGGAAGAGCTTAGGAATATCTGGCAGCATGTTGTTAGGAGGAAATTCAGTAACTGTGATCGTGCTAACAATGATGGCTATGAGGAGTGCAATAGGCCATCAAATGCAGATTTTGATCTTGCTCACAGCCAAATTACAGCTGGGCCACCTGACCAAAGTGGGAGGCCCAGCAAAAAGAGGAAGGAATATCATAGTGAAGAGGAAGATGAAGGAGAAGAGAGTAATGGCCAAGATAACGATGATCCTTCAGCTCCAAAGAAACCAAGGGTTGTTTGGTCAGTTGAACTGCACCGAAAATTTGTTGCTGCTGTCAATCAGCTAGGAATTGACA CCGTGCCAAAAAGGATACTTGAGCTCATGAATGTTGAGAGACTCACCAGGGAAAATGTTGCAAGTCACCTGCAG AAGTATAGACTCTACCTTAAACGGCTAAGTGCTGTGGCATCACAAcaggctagcattgttgctgcttTGGGAGGCAACGACCCCTTTATGCGGATGAGTGCATTTGAAGGACTCCATGGTTATCAATCTTTTGTCTCTTCAGCAGCTCTGCCATCTTTCAGTCCACAGGGACTGTTAAATAGAAATAATCCAGCATCATTTGCGATTCAAGGGGTGTCTGCTTCCAGGCCAATTCAGATTGCAACCGGCAATACCACAATGAGTCATTCCATTGGCGATCCAAATGATAAATATCACCTTAGCTTACCAGGCACTAGTTGCCTACAAGGAAATCTAGCACAAGGTTTGCCAACTCCAGTTGGGCAGGTCCAGCTGCCACAGAAGTGGATACACGAAGAAACCGACGATCTATCTACTATCCTTTCTGCGAGTGGCCGGGCTAATAGTGGTGTTCCTGGCACACTCCAAAGTGTCACGAACAGTCACTTGCTGCAGCAAGGCTTTGTTGAACGTAGACAAGACAAAGTTGTTATCCAGCCATCTTCATCTGCAAGTTCAGATCGTCCTGAAGGCACTGTTGGAGTTTCCTCCAGTCTGATGGATTCCTGTGCAACCCAGCAGAGGGTTGTTCCATTGTCTGCCTTCTCTAGCAGTGCATCTCCAATGAATGGCTCGTTTTGCAGCAACGGTGTAGCTGAGTTGGGTGCTACATCCTCTGGAGGTACAAGTATTTTCCCCTCCAATGACCTGAGGATAGAAAGAGACAGCAAAGTGGGAGCTAGCTCTTTTGGTAGTGTGATACTTCTGTCTCCAGACACTGTGCCAAACCAAAAATACTTGAACTTCGGCGGTGGAAGCGATTTGAGATCGAACATGGAGGGAGGGAACGCAGGCAATCTGTTGAATCCCAAGCTACTATGGAGTTGTTTGCCGGCCTCTCAGCCGCCTAATCTTATCGGAAGTCATCATCCCATGAGCCAAAGACTGAACCTTGGCGGCTCAATGGTCAGACAGACAACAGCAAGTGCTTCGGCAGCTGCCCCACAGACGAGGATCGACATGTTTATCTCTGGAGACGCTCCGAAGAGCGCGTCGGATTTGAGCTTCCCTAAGGTCCACAGCGAGCTTAGCTCTAGCAGCTGCAGCTTCGACGGCCTCCTCAACTCCATAATCAAAGTG GAGAAGGACGATGCTTCCTTCAGCGATGACCTGGGATGCGACTTGTACTCCCTGGGTGCCTGTATATGA
- the LOC100282279 gene encoding CCR4-NOT transcription complex subunit 7: MAMSDLTATVIPKPDGADDESVEIREVWADNLEEEFALIRDIVDEYPFVAMDTEFPGIVCRPVGAFRSPADYNYATLKANVDMLHLIQLGLTFSGPRGELPALGAGRRRCVWQFNFREFDDARDIFASDSIELLRRSGIDFRRNAERGVDARRFAELLMSSGVVLNDSVYWVTFHAGYDFGYLLKILTCNSLPDTQAGFFKLMKIYFPTVYDIKHLMKFCNSLHGGLNKLAELLDVERVGESHQAGSDSLVTSCAFWKLKDSFFAGSTEKYAGVLYGLNAENGVSAH, encoded by the coding sequence ATGGCAATGTCAGATCTCACAGCCACCGTGATCCCGAAGCCAGACGGGGCCGACGACGAGTCGGTGGAGATCCGGGAGGTGTGGGCGGACAACCTGGAGGAGGAGTTCGCGCTGATCCGCGACATCGTCGACGAGTACCCGTTCGTCGCGATGGACACGGAGTTCCCGGGCATCGTCTGCCGCCCCGTAGGCGCCTTCCGCTCCCCCGCCGACTACAACTACGCCACCCTCAAGGCCAACGTCGACATGCTGCACCTCATCCAGCTCGGCCTCACCTTCTCCGGGCCGCGCGGCGAGCTGCCCGCGCTCGGCGCTGGCCGCCGCCGCTGCGTCTGGCAGTTCAACTTCCGCGAGTTCGACGACGCGCGCGACATATTCGCGTCCGACTCCATCGAGCTGCTCCGCCGCAGCGGCATCGACTTCCGCCGCAACGCCGAGCGCGGCGTCGACGCGCGGCGGTTCGCCGAGCTCCTCATGTCCTCTGGCGTCGTGCTCAACGATTCCGTGTACTGGGTCACCTTCCACGCAGGATACGACTTCGGGTACCTACTGAAGATTCTCACCTGCAACAGCCTCCCAGACACACAGGCCGGGTTTTTTAAACTCATGAAGATATACTTCCCGACCGTGTATGACATCAAGCACCTCATGAAGTTCTGCAACAGCTTGCACGGCGGGCTCAACAAGCTCGCTGAGCTACTTGATGTGGAGCGCGTTGGGGAGTCTCATCAGGCTGGGTCCGATAGCCTGGTCACGTCCTGTGCGTTCTGGAAGCTTAAGGATTCGTTCTTTGCGGGCTCAACAGAGAAATATGCAGGTGTGCTGTACGGGCTCAATGCAGAGAATGGCGTTAGTGCACATTGA